In Hymenobacter gelipurpurascens, one DNA window encodes the following:
- the cmk gene encoding (d)CMP kinase, with protein sequence MRKIVIAIDGYSSCGKSTTAKAVAAELGYAYIDTGAMYRAVTLYLLEQNISFDDLPRIEQALHDMHITFKRNRKTGRNELCLDGEIREDEIRQMRISNSVSEVSVIPAVRHALVRQQQRMGRKRGVVMDGRDIGTTVFPDAEVKVFMTADVITRAERRQEELALKNEHVAVEEIVENLRKRDHIDSTRAESPLRRAADAVLLDTTHMMIDEQVDFVLERVSATLFSLAVAGSDFGSGERNSGEAVI encoded by the coding sequence ATGCGAAAAATCGTCATTGCCATTGATGGCTACTCTTCGTGCGGCAAAAGCACCACGGCCAAGGCCGTAGCCGCTGAGCTGGGTTACGCCTACATTGATACCGGAGCCATGTACCGCGCCGTGACGCTATATCTGCTGGAGCAAAACATCAGTTTTGATGATCTTCCCCGCATCGAGCAGGCTCTGCACGACATGCACATCACGTTCAAGCGCAACCGCAAAACCGGCCGCAATGAGCTTTGCCTTGATGGCGAGATTCGGGAAGATGAAATCCGGCAGATGCGTATTTCCAACTCCGTAAGCGAGGTTTCCGTGATTCCGGCCGTGCGCCACGCTCTGGTGCGCCAGCAGCAGCGCATGGGCCGCAAGCGCGGTGTAGTGATGGATGGCCGCGACATCGGAACCACCGTGTTCCCCGATGCCGAGGTAAAGGTGTTCATGACCGCCGACGTGATTACGCGTGCTGAACGCCGGCAGGAGGAACTAGCCCTGAAGAACGAGCACGTGGCCGTAGAGGAAATTGTGGAAAATCTGCGCAAGCGCGACCACATTGACTCTACCCGCGCCGAAAGCCCACTGCGTCGTGCCGCTGATGCGGTTTTGCTCGATACCACGCACATGATGATCGATGAGCAGGTAGATTTTGTACTGGAGCGCGTGTCGGCTACCTTGTTCTCGCTCGCAGTTGCTGGCTCCGATTTTGGTAGCGGCGAACGGAATAGCGGCGAAGCGGTTATTTAA
- the sucD gene encoding succinate--CoA ligase subunit alpha: protein MSVLVNKNSKVIVQGFTGSEGSFHAQQMIEYGTNVVGGVTPGKGGTQHLDRPVFNTVAEAVEQAGADTSIIFVPPAFAADAIMEAADAGIKVIVTITEGIPTKDMIAVKEYLKGREGLRMIGPNCPGVMTAGECKVGIMPGFIFQKGKIGIVSKSGTLTYEAVDQLTKAGLGQTTAIGIGGDPIIGTTTKEAVEMLMNDPETEGIVMIGEIGGGMEAEAARWIKETGNKKPVVGFIAGQTAPPGRRMGHAGAIVGGADDTAAAKMAIMRECGIHVVDSPAEIGDTMLRVLGGK, encoded by the coding sequence ATGAGTGTTCTGGTCAACAAGAATTCCAAAGTGATTGTGCAGGGCTTTACCGGCTCGGAAGGGTCGTTTCACGCCCAGCAGATGATTGAGTACGGCACCAACGTGGTAGGCGGCGTAACGCCCGGCAAAGGCGGCACCCAGCACCTCGACCGTCCCGTGTTCAACACCGTAGCCGAAGCCGTAGAGCAGGCCGGTGCTGATACCAGCATCATTTTCGTGCCCCCGGCTTTCGCTGCCGACGCTATTATGGAAGCTGCTGACGCAGGCATTAAAGTTATCGTAACCATCACCGAAGGCATCCCAACCAAGGATATGATTGCGGTGAAGGAGTACCTGAAAGGCCGCGAGGGTCTGCGCATGATCGGGCCAAACTGCCCCGGCGTAATGACTGCCGGCGAGTGCAAAGTGGGCATCATGCCCGGCTTCATCTTCCAGAAAGGCAAAATCGGTATCGTTTCGAAGTCGGGTACCCTGACCTACGAAGCCGTTGACCAGCTCACTAAAGCAGGCCTAGGCCAGACCACCGCTATTGGTATCGGCGGCGACCCGATCATCGGCACTACTACCAAGGAAGCCGTTGAGATGCTCATGAACGACCCCGAAACCGAAGGCATCGTGATGATCGGTGAAATCGGTGGCGGCATGGAAGCTGAGGCTGCTCGCTGGATCAAGGAAACCGGCAATAAGAAACCCGTTGTTGGTTTCATTGCGGGCCAAACGGCGCCTCCCGGCCGCCGCATGGGCCACGCCGGTGCTATTGTAGGTGGCGCTGATGATACGGCTGCTGCTAAAATGGCCATCATGCGCGAGTGCGGTATACACGTAGTTGACTCTCCCGCCGAAATCGGCGACACCATGCTGCGCGTATTGGGCGGTAAGTAA
- the ade gene encoding adenine deaminase has translation MSAEFQFQANVINLFSNTITPATVRVANRRIQSIEPTGATAPDPALPYALPGFVDAHVHVESSLLVPSEFARLAVVHGTVATVSDPHEIGNVLGVAGVKYMLDNGRQVPFKFCFGAPSCVPATAFETAGAEITAADIELLFKQHPEIGYLAEMMNWPGILNRDEVVMEKIRLAQQYGRPVDGHAPGLRGEDARQYASAGISTDHECFTAEEALDKLAVGMNILVREGSAARNFEALIDLLPEHYEHMMFCSDDKHPDTLVLGHINQLVQRAVARGQDVLKVLRVACRNPVEHYKLPVGLLREGDAADFILVDNLTDFRIQQTYINGELVAEHGQTLIPAVPVAVVNNFHTTPVEAADFQLPAPQAAATVRVIECFDGQLITARHDLPARVEGGLVLPDVAQDVLKLTVVNRYQPAAPAVAFIQGFGLKRGALASSVGHDSHNITAVGCDDESLARAVNLVIAAQGGLAVVSPEGEELVLPLPVAGLMSDQEGYHVAEAYAAVDALSKQLGSPLQAPFMTLSFMALLVIPSLKLSDKGLFDGEAFRFVEAVV, from the coding sequence ATGTCCGCCGAATTTCAATTCCAGGCCAACGTCATCAACCTGTTTTCCAATACGATAACGCCCGCCACGGTGCGCGTTGCCAACCGCCGCATTCAGTCCATTGAGCCCACCGGCGCTACTGCCCCCGATCCGGCGCTGCCGTACGCGCTGCCTGGTTTTGTGGATGCGCACGTGCACGTGGAGAGCTCCCTGCTAGTACCCTCCGAGTTTGCGCGCCTGGCCGTGGTGCACGGTACCGTAGCCACGGTTTCCGACCCACACGAAATTGGGAACGTGCTGGGCGTGGCCGGCGTGAAGTATATGTTGGACAATGGCCGGCAGGTACCGTTCAAGTTCTGCTTCGGGGCACCCTCGTGCGTGCCGGCCACCGCGTTTGAAACAGCCGGCGCCGAAATTACGGCCGCCGATATTGAGCTGTTGTTTAAACAACACCCCGAAATCGGCTACCTGGCCGAGATGATGAATTGGCCCGGCATCCTGAACCGCGACGAGGTAGTAATGGAGAAAATCCGGCTGGCCCAGCAGTACGGCCGCCCCGTAGATGGGCACGCCCCTGGCCTACGCGGCGAGGATGCCCGCCAGTACGCTTCCGCCGGCATCAGCACCGACCATGAGTGTTTTACGGCCGAGGAGGCGCTGGACAAGCTGGCCGTGGGCATGAATATTTTGGTGCGCGAAGGCTCGGCGGCCCGCAACTTCGAGGCGCTGATTGATTTGCTGCCGGAGCATTACGAGCACATGATGTTCTGCTCCGACGATAAGCACCCCGATACCCTCGTACTAGGCCACATCAACCAGCTGGTGCAGCGTGCCGTGGCCCGCGGACAGGATGTGCTAAAGGTGCTGCGCGTAGCCTGCCGTAACCCCGTGGAGCACTACAAGCTACCCGTAGGCCTGTTGCGCGAAGGCGATGCGGCTGATTTCATTCTGGTAGATAACCTCACCGATTTCCGGATTCAGCAAACCTATATCAACGGAGAGCTGGTAGCCGAACACGGCCAGACGCTGATTCCAGCCGTGCCCGTAGCGGTGGTTAATAACTTCCACACCACGCCCGTAGAGGCCGCCGACTTCCAGCTGCCTGCCCCCCAGGCTGCCGCTACCGTGCGCGTTATTGAGTGCTTCGATGGTCAGCTCATCACGGCCCGCCATGATTTGCCGGCGCGCGTGGAAGGAGGCCTAGTACTGCCCGATGTAGCGCAGGATGTCCTGAAGCTGACTGTGGTAAATCGTTACCAACCCGCTGCTCCTGCCGTGGCCTTCATTCAGGGTTTCGGGCTGAAGCGCGGTGCTCTGGCCAGCAGCGTAGGCCACGACTCGCACAATATCACGGCCGTTGGCTGCGATGACGAGAGCCTAGCCCGCGCCGTAAACCTGGTTATTGCCGCGCAAGGTGGCCTAGCGGTCGTTTCGCCGGAGGGCGAAGAGTTGGTGCTGCCGTTGCCCGTGGCTGGTCTCATGTCGGATCAGGAAGGCTACCACGTGGCCGAAGCTTATGCCGCCGTTGATGCGCTGTCGAAACAGCTTGGCTCTCCACTGCAAGCCCCATTCATGACGCTTTCCTTTATGGCCTTGCTCGTAATTCCCAGCCTTAAGCTTAGTGATAAAGGTTTATTTGATGGCGAGGCCTTCCGGTTTGTGGAGGCAGTGGTGTAG
- a CDS encoding 4-hydroxy-3-methylbut-2-enyl diphosphate reductase, protein MNVTIDKNSGYCFGVEFAIQMAEDELAHDETLYCLGDIVHNRMEVERLHGLGLRIIEREQLEQLHDAKVLIRAHGEPPETYALALRNNIELIDASCPVVLKLQNRVKHAFDATTRQNGQVVIYGQPGHAEVIGLTGQTRNEALIVMTEADLDQIDFTRPVTLFSQTTKSTAGFYHMKQVIEERIAAAGGSLESFDANDSICRQVSNREPALAKFAVQHDVIIFVSGRKSSNGKALFSVVNKTNPRSYFVENEQELDEEWFQGAESVGICGATSTPMWLMQRVKERIEGVAEMHVA, encoded by the coding sequence ATGAACGTCACCATCGATAAGAATTCCGGCTATTGTTTCGGCGTTGAGTTTGCCATTCAGATGGCCGAAGACGAGCTGGCCCACGACGAGACTTTATATTGCCTAGGCGATATTGTGCACAACCGCATGGAGGTGGAACGCCTGCATGGCCTGGGCCTGCGCATCATTGAGCGGGAGCAGCTGGAGCAACTGCACGATGCCAAGGTGCTCATCAGGGCCCACGGCGAGCCGCCCGAGACCTATGCGCTAGCTTTGCGCAACAATATCGAGCTGATTGATGCCTCCTGTCCGGTAGTGCTCAAGCTCCAAAACCGTGTAAAGCACGCCTTCGATGCCACTACCCGCCAAAACGGGCAAGTAGTAATTTACGGTCAGCCGGGCCACGCTGAGGTAATCGGCCTGACAGGACAGACGCGCAATGAGGCTCTTATTGTGATGACGGAGGCGGACCTCGACCAGATCGACTTCACCAGGCCTGTCACGCTGTTCAGCCAGACCACTAAAAGCACCGCCGGCTTCTACCACATGAAGCAGGTGATAGAGGAGCGCATTGCCGCCGCTGGCGGCTCCCTAGAGTCGTTTGATGCCAATGACAGCATCTGCCGACAGGTGAGCAACCGAGAGCCGGCGTTGGCCAAATTTGCCGTGCAGCACGATGTCATCATCTTTGTGAGTGGACGTAAAAGCTCCAATGGCAAGGCGCTGTTCTCCGTTGTGAATAAAACCAATCCGCGCAGCTACTTCGTGGAAAACGAGCAGGAACTGGACGAAGAGTGGTTCCAGGGTGCTGAATCCGTGGGTATTTGCGGCGCTACCAGCACGCCCATGTGGCTCATGCAGCGCGTGAAAGAGCGCATTGAAGGTGTAGCAGAAATGCACGTAGCCTAG
- a CDS encoding mercuric reductase, whose protein sequence is MPTSYDALIIGSGQAGNPLATALAKAGRKVALVEKYLLGGSCINYGCSPVKAMLASAERMHQVATSQEYGVLSEPPAVDFKAVVARKDTIIQEMRDGVRKNLTKEDSGITVLMGHATFTGPKSVRVTALDGSTQDIKAPLIFINTGTSSAIPPIEGLAETHFLTNKSILELQELPEHLLILGGGYIGLEFAQMFRRFGSRVTIIEHAKNLLEREDDDVCEAMQQQLGADGVEFVLGAEVRRVSHNPEGEYTLTAHTAEGERRLRGSHLLVAVGRQPNTDDLGLEAAGIETNEKGYILVNERLQTNVRGVYALGDVHPGPQFTHLAYDDYRVVRDNILHRKRRSAKDRPLPYVVFTQPQLGRIGLSENQAREQGLDYRVATMPVQYVGRARETGNKEGFMKVLVDERNHIIGATIFSEQGGEIMAMIQLAMAGKLTCDQLQNMVFAHPTWAESLNNLFAKLVKA, encoded by the coding sequence ATGCCTACTTCCTACGACGCCCTCATTATTGGCTCCGGCCAGGCCGGAAACCCCTTGGCTACTGCCCTGGCCAAAGCCGGCCGCAAGGTAGCACTGGTGGAGAAATACTTACTCGGCGGCTCGTGCATCAACTACGGCTGCTCGCCGGTAAAGGCTATGCTGGCCTCCGCCGAGCGTATGCACCAGGTTGCTACCTCCCAGGAGTATGGCGTGCTGAGTGAGCCTCCTGCCGTCGATTTTAAGGCGGTTGTGGCCCGCAAGGATACGATCATCCAGGAAATGCGCGACGGAGTGCGCAAGAACCTCACCAAGGAGGATTCCGGTATCACGGTCCTGATGGGACATGCCACTTTCACTGGCCCAAAATCAGTGCGCGTAACGGCTCTCGATGGCAGCACGCAGGACATCAAGGCGCCACTTATCTTCATCAATACGGGTACCAGTTCGGCCATTCCGCCCATTGAAGGCCTGGCCGAAACGCATTTCCTGACCAACAAAAGCATTTTGGAGCTGCAGGAGCTACCTGAGCATTTGCTCATTTTGGGCGGCGGCTACATTGGGCTGGAATTTGCCCAGATGTTCCGCCGCTTCGGGAGCCGCGTCACCATCATTGAGCACGCCAAAAACCTTCTGGAACGCGAAGACGACGACGTGTGTGAAGCTATGCAGCAGCAACTGGGTGCCGATGGCGTAGAGTTTGTGCTGGGCGCAGAAGTCCGGCGCGTGTCGCACAACCCGGAAGGCGAATACACGCTCACAGCCCACACCGCAGAAGGCGAACGGCGCCTACGCGGCTCTCACCTGCTGGTGGCGGTAGGCCGCCAGCCCAACACCGATGACCTGGGCCTGGAGGCGGCCGGTATCGAAACCAACGAGAAAGGCTACATCCTGGTGAATGAACGCCTGCAAACCAACGTGCGCGGCGTATATGCCCTCGGTGATGTGCACCCCGGCCCGCAGTTCACGCACCTGGCCTACGATGATTACCGCGTGGTGCGCGATAATATTCTGCACCGCAAGCGCCGCTCCGCCAAAGACCGACCGCTGCCATACGTGGTATTCACGCAGCCCCAGCTCGGCCGCATAGGCCTATCAGAAAACCAGGCCCGCGAGCAAGGGCTCGATTACCGGGTGGCGACGATGCCCGTGCAGTACGTAGGCCGCGCCCGCGAAACCGGCAATAAAGAAGGCTTCATGAAGGTGCTGGTTGATGAGCGCAACCACATCATCGGGGCCACTATTTTCTCGGAGCAAGGCGGCGAAATCATGGCGATGATTCAGCTGGCTATGGCCGGGAAGCTCACCTGCGACCAGTTGCAGAACATGGTATTCGCGCATCCGACCTGGGCCGAGTCACTGAACAACCTGTTTGCGAAGCTGGTCAAGGCGTGA
- a CDS encoding response regulator: protein MARKLRNVVLVDDNETTSFLNNRLLSRLNVADQVHTFSKADQAFQFLWGEDPASNPTKDVPELVFVDLKMPGMDGFEFLKLYNELPASSREKTVMAVLTTSMHAADTARVAQYEGVEYLAKPLTEEKMQKLLEKRFVNN, encoded by the coding sequence ATGGCTCGCAAACTGCGTAATGTGGTACTGGTAGACGATAACGAAACTACTAGCTTCTTGAATAACCGCTTGCTGAGCCGGCTCAACGTAGCCGATCAGGTACACACGTTTTCCAAAGCGGACCAGGCTTTTCAGTTTCTGTGGGGCGAAGACCCCGCCAGCAACCCAACGAAAGACGTACCCGAGCTGGTATTCGTCGATCTGAAGATGCCCGGCATGGATGGCTTCGAGTTCCTGAAGCTCTACAACGAGCTGCCCGCCAGCTCCCGTGAGAAAACCGTTATGGCGGTGCTCACCACCTCCATGCACGCCGCCGACACCGCCCGTGTAGCGCAGTATGAGGGCGTAGAGTACCTCGCGAAACCTCTCACGGAGGAAAAGATGCAGAAGCTGCTGGAAAAGCGCTTCGTGAACAACTAA
- a CDS encoding outer membrane beta-barrel protein, whose amino-acid sequence MPVLRCARLLLLMLLPLLASCSSLYFPPPPQVPLLTQEGEWSGTLQTNFSQNTSVQGAYSPTNHLGVMGSVSFLHTDKKKRAEDHDFGEVGLGYYTRIRDTRVLELYGGYGIGKTKRVERTPSEGVTRTLEGNLTKYFVQANYTSKDHKSFHVFGRDWPVNYGTALRVSYMQLDKFRLDGLPHAPEDNVFLEPITYTRIELIGPVQFQLISGSNFGLRHRKYLKAANSVFQFGLIVNVGGQDGKR is encoded by the coding sequence ATGCCTGTTTTGCGTTGTGCGCGTCTCTTGCTGCTGATGTTGCTGCCCCTGCTGGCCAGCTGTTCTTCGTTGTATTTTCCGCCGCCGCCGCAGGTGCCCCTGCTGACGCAGGAGGGCGAGTGGAGCGGAACCCTGCAAACCAACTTCAGCCAGAATACCAGCGTGCAGGGCGCTTACTCACCCACCAACCACCTGGGCGTGATGGGGTCCGTATCTTTCCTGCATACCGATAAAAAGAAGCGCGCCGAAGACCACGATTTCGGGGAAGTAGGCCTAGGCTACTACACCCGCATCCGCGATACGCGGGTGCTGGAGCTGTATGGCGGCTATGGTATTGGCAAAACCAAGCGCGTGGAACGCACTCCTTCCGAAGGGGTTACGCGTACTCTGGAGGGCAACCTGACCAAGTATTTCGTGCAGGCCAACTATACCTCCAAAGACCACAAAAGCTTCCACGTATTCGGCCGCGACTGGCCCGTGAACTATGGTACGGCTCTGCGGGTGAGCTACATGCAGCTCGATAAGTTCCGGCTGGATGGCCTGCCGCATGCTCCCGAAGACAACGTATTTCTGGAGCCTATCACTTATACACGGATTGAACTCATCGGGCCGGTGCAGTTCCAGCTTATCAGCGGCAGCAACTTCGGATTGCGCCATCGCAAATACCTGAAGGCGGCCAACTCTGTATTCCAGTTTGGGCTGATTGTAAACGTGGGCGGCCAGGATGGGAAGAGGTGA